catacaaattattcaaccatacATTCTTCTCACACTTATAGTGCTTAATGAATCTtaaagttaaaatgaatatgaataTTACGTTTTTAGAATTGAACAACACCTATAAACAATTGAACATGAGAATAAAAAGGAAATATACCTTGGCCAATAATGTTCAAACTCAGCAACAATATCACAGTACTTCAGAAGATAACTAAACAACTAAGTAAAACCTTTCATAGCTCTCTGTGTAGCAATATTCTTCTTTGAATTCTCTCCAAGATGCCATGTACACAAACGGTGACTAGCACCCGGAAACACATCCCTAATAGCAGCAGCAATGGCAGGAGCTTAATCTGTCATTATAGTTTGAGGTATTCCACCACCCATTGATCGCAAAAAAGATTCAAACAACCAAATAAAAGAAGGAATACGCTCATTAACCAGGAACCCCAAACCAAAAACAACATTATTGCAATGATGATTCATTCCAACAAATGGTGCACATATCATATCATACCGATTTGTCCGGCATGTCGTATCAAACACCAATAAATCACCAAAATATTCATAATCCCTTTTCATCCTTCCAACCctccaaaagaaactaattaAATGTCCATGTTCATCTAACTCAAAATCGTAATAAAAATAACTCTCGGATGATTGTCTTTGAGCAAAGTACCTAATTAACTGATTACAGTCTTTACCATCAAGTTTCATTGCCTTTTCAGCAGCCAAAGCGTTGTATGCATCAGCAGTAATAAACCCTAAATTAGGAGATCCTCCAACTTCTTTTCTCATTGCACGAAGCAAATCATACACTCTACATCCACTAGCTTTCATTATACTAAGATACTTGAGCTGCTCCCCTGTAATATCTCTTTGAGACCTAAGCAAGTATCTCTTGTCAGCGGGAATCATATGATGATTGTGAGTCATGTTATGCCTCACCACAGTCCAAACACCATCATTAGTAATAGAAAACTGAATAAAAGCAGTACAACCTGTACGCAATTCAGACCTCTCATACTTCCTCAATGTTTCCCTCTTAACATCTTTAAAGCCAGAATTAGAACAAATAAATCTGCGCATAATCCACAAACCAGTTTTACGACTAGTCCTAATTAATCCCTTACGAATACTAAAACCCTTCCTAAATGCATAGTCATTATACATTTCATAAGCTTCATCATCACTCCTAACTTCTTTTAACATTAATTCTGATGCAGATGCTTCTTCAACCACTACTACTTCTTTAGACACTGTTAAAAAATAGAGGGAAAAGAAGATGTTCAATTTAGATTGTACTATGTTCATATATTAAAACCAAATGTTCATAATCATAAACTTCAATAAATGTGTTGCAATAATAACATAATCACAACGacaaaaatattcacaaaagtAAATAACAAAAGTCATGTTCATAATATAGGTGAATAATgttcaaaatcataaaaaacaaaaagtgtaAATTTTCCAGAAAATTGAACAATCTGGAAAATATTCAAAATCTTAAAAAACGATATAAAGTTCATCAAACTAAAACCTAATACAACTAtgaacgtaaaaaaaaaatataaaaagaattTTAATCACAATTGAATCTAATCACAAttgaaactatttttttttaaaaaccagAAAATCAGAATCGCAAAATCAA
This sequence is a window from Spinacia oleracea cultivar Varoflay chromosome 1, BTI_SOV_V1, whole genome shotgun sequence. Protein-coding genes within it:
- the LOC130465403 gene encoding protein FAR1-RELATED SEQUENCE 5-like, encoding MASSVSTLCSMNDFTSKASIDAILAEINADNSSILSALMKELSKEVVVVEEASASELMLKEVRSDDEAYEMYNDYAFRKGFSIRKGLIRTSRKTGLWIMRRFICSNSGFKDVKRETLRKYERSELRTGCTAFIQFSITNDGVWTVVRHNMTHNHHMIPADKRYLLRSQRDITGEQLKYLSIMKASGCRVYDLLRAMRKEVGGSPNLGFITADAYNALAAEKAMKLDGKDCNQLIRYFAQRQSSESYFYYDFELDEHGHLISFFWRVGRMKRDYEYFGDLLVFDTTCRTNRYDMICAPFVGMNHHCNNVVFGLGFLVNERIPSFIWLFESFLRSMGGGIPQTIMTD